AAAATCAAAAGAGTTTGTTCAAGAATTCTGTGAAAAAGAAGATATTTCATTAAAAACTATAAAATTACAGGAAGAAATTCAGTTACCACTTAAAGAACTATCAAAAATATCAAAAAGGCCTATTTGTGCAGTATGCGGAATGCTCAGAAGATATATTTTAAACAGGGAATCCTCAGGTCAAACAATTGTAACAGGTCATACTCTTAATGACGAAGTCGCTTTTATTTTGAAAAACATGATTTTTTGGAACGATGAACTTCTTGCAAGAATCTATCCTGTTTTGCATGAAAAAGAAGGTTTTAGTAGAAAAGTTAAACCCCTTTGCCTTATTACAGAAGAAGAAACCAGATTTTTTTGTGAAACTTTATCTATAAAATATATTGACGAACCATGTCCATATAAATCAGAAGTTTATGAATTATTTAAAAAAGTTGTTTATGAAATAAATTATGACTTTCCAGGTTCAATTATAGGATTTTATAAAGGCTATTTAAAAAGAGCAAAAAGATTCTATCCAGAGAATATAAACAATATATCTCTTCAGTCATGTAAAAATTGTGGATATATGACAATTTCTGAACTGTGTAGCATTTGCAGACTTAAAGAAAAGTTGTTACAATATAAACATGGATGAAGTTTTAAAGGCAGTAAAAGAGAGAAGAAGCGTCAGATCTTTTCTTAAAAAAGATATCTCCGAAGATTTAGTCAAAAAGCTCATTGAAGCCTTAATATGGGCACCTTCTGCTGGTAATCTTCAGGCAAGGAAGTTCTATTTTGTAAAGAATAAAGAAATGAAAATTAAGCTCGCTCAGGCAGCATTAAGTCAGATGTTCATTGCAGATGCTCCTCTTGTTATTGTTGGATGCATAGACAAAGAAAAAATCTATCCAAGATATGGAGAAAGAGGTGTAAATCTTTATGCAATTCAAGATGTTGCCTGTAGTATTACAAATGCTATGCTTGTAGCACATGAAAATGGTCTTGGTACTGTATGGGTAGGAGCTTTCAGAGAAGAAGAAGTTTCAAAAATTTTAGAATTACCAAAACATTTAAGACCTGTCGTAATTATGCCTGTTGGTTATCCAGGTTATGTACCTTCAGTTCCTCCAAGAGTTTCAATTCATGAGGCTATAGAGTTTATTGAATGAAAAATTTTCTTTTAGTTGCTATAGAAGCTGCAAAACAAGCAGAAAGTGTTATTAAAAATAGAATTGGCACAATTTCAAAGGAAGAAATAACACAAAAGAGCATTTCAGACTATGTCACAAAAGTTGATGTTCAATCAGAAAAAATAATAGTTGAGTGCATAAAAAAACAGTTTCCAACACATCAGATAATGTCTGAAGAATCATCAAATGACTATAAAAAAGCAGAATACCTATGGATAGTTGATCCTCTTGATGGAACAACAAATTTTATTCATGGATTTCCTGTCTTTGCAATATCTATTGCTCTAATGTATAAAGGAGAACTTGTTTTAGGAGTTGTTCATGACCCGATAAAAAATGAGACTTTTTATGCTGAAAAAGGCAGTGGTGCATTTTTAAATGAACAAAAAATTAAAGTATCATCAATGAAAGAGCCTGCTCTGAGTCTTATTGCCACAGGGTTTCCTTTCAGACATAAACAATACATTGATACCTATATAAAAATATTTCGAGAACTACTTTACTCGGTCAGCGATCTTAGAAGAGCTGGTGCTGCGGCAATTGACCTTGCCTATGTTGCATGCGGAAGAGTTGATGGATTTTTTGAATTTGCACTGAGTCCTTGGGATATTGCAGCAGGTGTAATCTTAATAAAAGAAGCTGGTGGAGTGGTTTCAGATTTTAAAGGAGAAAATGATTATTTAAAAACAGGGCATATAATTGCTGGTAATAGAGAAATTCATTTATTTTTGGTTGAAAAAATAAAAAAAGTTTTAGATTTTAAGTAAAATTTTTAATAAATTCTAAAACTTTTCTAACTCTTTCAGGAATATCAATATCTGGATTTTTTTCTTTTATTTTGAGCCATTTCCATAATCCAATAGGGCAGATTGTAGCAAAGCTTATTTTGAAATTCCGGCACACATCAGGACGGCTTTCATAAATTTTGCAAAATGCTTCTGTCCATTGATTTCCATTTTTTGATATGTTAACCAAATATGGACATTCTTGATTTTCTGCTTTCTTTTTTCCATCAGGAAGAGGTACAGCCCATTGATAACAACACTCAGCGCATCTAAGACATATAAAATTTTGTTCAACTGTCCCAAGAATTTCATTCAGTAATTTATCATTCAGACTCATATCTGTCCTCCAAAATGTTTAAAATATATTGAATGTCATCAGGCAAGGAAGCCTCAAACTGAAGAAGTTTTTCAGTTATTGGATGTATTAGTTCAATTTTATGAGCATGAAGCATCTGTCTTGACACAGGTATTTTTTTATTTCCTATTTCAATATATGTTTTTCTTCCATAAGTTTTATCTCCTATAACAGGATGTCCGATTGATGAAAAGTGAACTCTTATCTGATGAGTTCTACCTGTAAGAATTTTTACTTTCAAAAAAGTATAGTTTTTAAAATTTTTTATCACTTCCCACTCAGTTATTGCTTCTTTAGCTTTTTTTGATTTTATAGACATTTTTTTTCTATCATAAATTGCTCTTCCTACTGGAGTTGTTATTTTACCTGAACCTCTTAGTTGTCCATATACAAGAGCAAGATATTCTTTTTTTATTTCTCTTTTTTTAAAGGCTTCCACTAATTTATAATAAGTTTCATCATCCAATGCAACAACCATTACGCCTGATGTATCCTTATCAAGTCTATGAACAATTCCAGGTCTAAAAGGAGCACCAACATTTGCAAGCTTCTTTACATGATAAGCTAATGCGTTCATAAGTGTTCCATCAGGATGCCCTGCGCAAGGATAAACAACCATTCCAGCAGGTTTTGATAAGACAATTAAGTAATCATCTTTATAAATAACTTGAATTGGTATATTTTGTGGAATTAGTTTTTCAGAGTTTTCTAATTTCAGAGAAAATTCATCTGAAACTTCAATTAAATCATTAAATTTTATCTTATAACTCTTTGTTTTAACATAATTATTAACTTTTACAAACTTCTTTTCAATTGCTTCTTGAGCTTTTGCTCTACTTATATTTAATTTGTCAGAAATAAAAATATCAAGTCTTTTACCTTCATCAGCTTTTTCAGTCTGTAACAAAATGCTCATAACCCTAATTTTTCTTTTAAAAATTTTCCAGTATATGAATTTGGATTCAAAGCCACCTCTTCAGGAGTTCCTTTTGCTATTAGATAGCCTCCTGATGAACCACCCTCAGGTCCGAGGTCTATTATATAATCTGCACATTTTATTATTTCAAGGTCATGTTCAATAACTATAACAGTGTTTCCCATATCAACAAGCCTTTGAAGTATATTAAGCAGTCTTTCTATATCAACCATGTGTAGTCCAGTTGTAGGTTCATCAAGTATGTAAAGAGTCTTTCCTGTTGGCTTTTTACTCAGTTCTTTAGCAAGCTTAACTCTTTGGGCTTCTCCTCCTGAAAGTGTTGTTGCTGGCTGTCCAAGTGTTATATATCCAAGTCCTATATCTTCCATTATTTGGAGTTTTTGATTAAGCTTTGGTACAGCAGAGAAAAATTCAAGAGCTTCACTTACTGTCATTTGAAGCACTTCACTTATATTTTTCCCTTTATACTTAATTTGAAGTGTTTCTTCATTGTATCTTTTTCCTTTACAGTTGTCACAAACAACATAAACATCTGGTAGCAGATGCATCTTTATTTTTTTTATTCCATCACCTTGACAGGACTCACATCTTCCACCCAGAAGATTGAAGCTAAAGCGAGATTTTGAATATCCACGAACTCTTGCGTCTGGAAGAAGTGAAAAAAGTTCTCTAATTTCAGTCATAACTTGAGTATATGTAGCAGGTGTTGAACGAGATGTTCTTCCAATTGGAGATTGATCAACGCATACAACTTTGTCTATCTGTTCAATCCCCTCAATTGCTTTATAGTTACCAGGATAAACATTTGCATTATAAAGTTTTTTTACTAAAGCCTTATATAAAATTTCAAATATTAATGTGCTTTTACCAGAACCTGCAACACCTGTAACACATACAAATACTCCAAGAGGAATTTCAACATTTATATTTTTAAGATTGTAGGCTTGTGCTCCGATAATTTTTATAAATTTCTGAGATTTTCTTCTTTCTTCGGGTATTGAAATCTTGCTTGAACCTGTTAAATACTGAGCAGTAATTGAATTTCTACTTTTTAAGAGCTTATCAGGAGGGTATACTCCAGTTAGATATCCTCCATCTCTTCCTCCTCCTGGACCAAGTTCAACTACTAAATCAGCATTCATTATTGTACTTTCATCATGCTCAACAACAATAAGAGTATTTCCTCTTATTGAAAGTTCTTTCATGCTTTCTATGAGTTTTAAGCAATCTCTTGGATGAAGTCCTATGCTTGGCTCATCAAGAACATAAAGAACTCCACTTAAATGTGATCCGAGCTGGGTTGCAAGTCTTATTCTTTGGGCCTCCCCACCTGAAAGACTAAATGAAGGCCTATTTAAGCTTAAATACCCAACTCCAATTTTTTGGAGAAAATCAATTTTTATAAAAATTTCTTTTAGTATTCTTTCCGCGATTGGAGCGTTATAAGAAGAAAATTTTAATCCATATAAAAAATTTTTTAATTCATCAATTGAAAAGGTTGATAGCTCTGCTATGTTTTTTCCATTAATTTTTATTGCAAGACTTTCTTCCCTGAGTCTTGTGCCTTCGCAAAGTTTACAAGGAATTAAACTTAAAACATCTATTTCCTCCTCTTCTTCAATATTTTCATAACCCAATCCTTTACATCTCGGGCAAGCACCGTATTTGCTATTAAAAGAGAAAAGTCGTGGGTCAATGTCCGGTAAACTTATTCCACAATTGGGACAGGCAAGCACACTGCTAAAAATAATATCTCTATTTTCATTAACAATATTTACAACAACTGTCTGTGTATATTTCATTGCAAGTTCTAATGCTCTTTTTATTTGATTTTTGTATTTTTCTTTAACAATAATTCTATCAACAATGAGTTCAATCGTATGCCTTACATGTTTTTTTAGAGAAAATTCCTGTGTAAGTTCAACAATATTTCCATCAATTCTTGCCCTTATAAATCCTTCAGCTTTTGCTCTATCAAAAATTTCCTTATGTTCTCCTTTTTTTTCAATAACCACAGGTGCAAGAATCTGAATTTTAGTTCCTTCAGTCAAACTTAATATAAAATCAAGCATTTTATTTATATCCTGAGAAATAAGTCTTCTGCCGCATCTTGGACAGTAAGGTATTCCAATTTTAGCGTAAAGAAGTCTCAAATAATCGTAAATTTCGGTAATTGTTCCCACTGTTGAACGAGGACTTTTTGATATTGTTTTTTGGTCAACAGAGATTCCTGGTGAAAGTCCCTCAATAAAGTCAACATCTGGTTTTTGTAACTGATCAAAAATTGTTCTTAATTCTATTGGAAGACTTTGAAGGTATCTTCTATGGGCTTCTGCAAAAATCGTATCCATAGCAAGAGATGATTTTCCAGAGCCAGAAGGTCCTGTAATGACAATAATCTTATTTCTTGGAAGTATTAAATCAATATTTTTAAGATTGTGTTGTCTTGCTTTTTTTATTACAATGTTTTGCTGCATAGTTATTCTTTTTTGTATTCTTTTAACTCAGCAGTCACTCTTCCAACAGGAACTTTTGTCTCAATTTTTAGTGGAATTTTACTGTCATCTTTGCTGAGCCAGATAATAATGTCTCCTTTTCTTTTGAAAAGTCCTTCTGTATCAAGCAAAGGTTTTATAACAATTGCATCAATTTCTTTTTTATTTGATAATTCTATCTTTTCTTCTTTAATTGGTTGAACCTGGACAGTCGTAAACTTATTACTATCAAAAATATCTACTGATACAGGTTCTTTCAGGCTTATTGGTAATGTTCTAAGATAAAAAAATCCTGAAAGAACATCCATGAATACTTTATCTATTCCCTTGTGATATGTTGTATTATTTTTAAGGTGATTAATAAAGATTATTTCCTTCTGATTATAATCAAATATGGTTTCTTTATTGCCTCTATATTTACCTTCTACTTGAACTAATTTAAAGTGTTTCGGTTTACCATATTCTATTTTACTTTCCGCATGGTCATTTACATAGTAAAAATTTGAAATAAAGCTCGCTGATTTAACCATAGAAGTTATCGTAACCTCACTTGAATCTCCCTTAACAGAAACAATTGCTGAACCGACATAAATTCCCATCCAGTATATATCAAATTTCATTGACTCATTAATAAACCGATTAAAAGGATTATTTTTTATTTCAGATTGTATTTTTTCATTTTCTTGACTAAATTCGGTCTGAGAAGATTCTTCTGTATTTTTTGTAAAATTTTCAGGTTTAACATTTTCAGAAACTTTTTCATTATTATTTTCTTTTTTATCTAAGTTTTTTAATTGTTCTGTATTGGGAATAATTTTATGCTTCTCGCTTTCTTTTTTGCTTTCAAAGATATATGTATCTATAAAATCTGTAAAAGATAGATTCAACTGAATTTTACCAAGAGCCATCATTATACTTATATGAACAATTATTGAAATTAATATTCCTGCTATAATCCATTTGGGTTTCATAAAAATAGTATAACACTTAGTTGACCAATAGATTAAAACATATATAGAATGAAAAGATTATAAAGGAGGCTATGTTTTGAAAAAAAAGATTTTAATATTGCTGATAATTTCAGCTCTTATAATTTTTTTTATTATCGGCAAAGCTGATGTTTCCTCTATTTTTCTTAAACCAGCTATTAATGAGCTTAAAGATATACTTGGAATGGAAGTATCAATTGATAAAGTTTATATACATTTTATACCTCTTTATTTTGAATTTAAAAATGTCACTACATTTAATTCGGTAACAGATGAAAAAGATAATTTTAAGTTTAAAAAAGTAAAACTTTATATAGGTTTAACCAAAATTTTCAATAAAGAAATAGAAATAAGAAAAGCAGTTCTGTATTCAGCTGATTTTTCAGTAAAATACTCAACATTAAACAGATATATAGAAAATATTTCTGAATACTTGAAAAAGCCTTCAAAGTTTCCATTAAAAGTGAAGATTAATTCTCTTGAAATAGAAAACTTTTCTGGTTCAATTTATGACAGTGATTTAAAATTAAATCTGAAAGATCTTTATGGAAGAGTAATTCTAAAGGGAGAACCTGACATCTCAGTCCTTTCCAACATAAAACTTATCTCATTTAAATATCCTAATATTGATACTAATCTAAAAGCATCTTTTAAAATTAAAAATCAAGAAGTAATTCTTGAAGAACTTAAATTTTTTGATATTAACTCTTTGTTAAAAGCTTCTGGAAGAATAAACTACAGCAATTTCTTAGGAGAGTTTGTTGTTTCAAGTAAGATATTTTTTAAATCTCTCATGAAAATTTTTGGTATAGATAGAGAAGGTTATGGAGAAGTTAACATTGATGGGAAGTTAATATTTGATAAAGGTAAAAAATGGCAAGATAGAATAAGGTTAAATTTAACATTCAATAGTTCATTTTTTCTTGAAGAATTAATGCAGATTTTGAAAGTTTCTGAAAAACTAAGTGGATTCACTGAATCTGAAGGAAAAGTAGAAGGCACAATTTCTTCGCCTCAAATTTCTGCCAAAGCAAGTCTAAAAAAAGGAAACATTCTTGGAGTGAAAGTAGATGAGATAAATACTCAAGCTTTTTACAAAGATGGAATATTAGAGTTTAAAAATGGGAAAGTAAGGCTTTACGGAGGAGTTGCACAGGCGTATGTCTGGATAACTCTTCCTAAAGTAATAAAACACTATGTTTTTATAGACATGGATAATGTATCAAGTAATGGAATTTTTGAAGTTATTCATTGGAACCCTAACATTGCAGAAGGAACAGTAAAAGGATGGTTGATATCCGAGGGAGAAAATTTTTCTCCCAAAGGTTCATTTGTTTATTTAAGAAAATCTCAAAAACCTGATGATTTAAGAGGGAAAATTGAATGGATAAAGGGTGATTTTAGCTCAATAAATGAAATTTATAAATTTAGTTCATTAGAGATTGCTTTATCTAAAACTATGGCAAAAGCAAGTGGATATATAGATGTGCATAATAATCATCTTAACATTGAGTTTATTGCATTCAGTAAAGATATAAATGAACTTTTAATCCCATATCAAAAGGGTATCTATGGAGATATGAATATTAAAGGTAGGCTGTATGGAAATACTGAAAATCCAGAAATAGCTATTAACTTTTCATCAGAAAAAATTCATATCCTGGCACATGAAATTGAAAAATCTATTCCAGAACATCCAGTTACATTTGACCATCTTAAAGGCGACATTGTCTATAAAAAGAATCTTTTACTAATAAATAACATTGCGGGAAAGGATATTTCCATAAAAGGAAAAATTTTATTTCCTCAGGCAAAAAATATGTTTGAGATAACAAATCCTATATATGATATTTTATTTTCAGCAAAAAACATACCTATCCGAAATTTATATATAGAAGGTATTGATAAAGAAGTTAATACTTACATATCCGTGGATGGTTCCATAAAAGATAAAGGGAATATTACAGGAAAAATTATTTTTAGTCCGATATTTTTTAGAGATAATAAAATTATTGATAAACTTACTGCATTGATTGTATTTGATAGAAATTTTATTTTTATAAAAAATCTGGATATTAATAATAATGGAAATATATTAAATGCATCAGGGTATGTAGATTTACGCGGGGAACTAAATATTTCAGGCAAATCAAAAGCTTTTGATATAACAAATATAACAAAAGATTATGTCAAAAAATTAGGTATACACTACATGGAAAAAATGAATCTAACTAATTTGCATTTTAATATTTTGGGTTCAATAAAAAAACCAACAGTCACTGTAAATACAGGACTAATAACAAAACTTAAAAATGGTAAAAAAATAGATGGATTAATTAGTCTTAATTATGAAAAAAATCATTTGATTGCTAAGGCTAATATTACAAAGGGTATTTTGTTTAGCCTTGAAGGTTTTACAGATAAAAAAGAATGGAATATAGCAGGTAATTTTAGTTCAGCAAGAGTAGACCCATTAGTTGGACTTTTCATTAATAATCTTCCAGAGGATTTAGTAATCTTAATTGATGGAAAAATAAAAGCTTCATTGGTCAATCAAAATCTAAATGCTCAGATTGATTTAAAACAAATATTTACAAGACTCTATGGAATAGGACTTAATAATAAAAATCCTGTAAACATAAATATAGAAAAGGGAAATGTATATTTTAATCCTATAACTCTTTTAGGACAATCTACAGAACTAACAATAAAAGGTAAAATAGTTGATTACTTTGACATCCTCATTGAGGGCTCTACTGATTTGAGACCCCTTAAAGCTTTATTTAAAGTTGATGACATAAAAGGCAGAGCATCAATGCAAGTTTATATTTATGAGAGCAGAAAAAATCCTGAAATAGCAGGAGAAGTTGATATAGACAATGCATCAATCACTTTAAGGAAGGATATTCCCAGTTTAAATAATTTGAATGCTATTGTATCTTTCAATGAGAATAAAGTTGTGATAGAAAAAGCTTATGGCACATTTTCAGAAGGTAATATTCAGATGGACGGAACTGTATATCTTGAAAAGTTTGCTATAAAACAGCTTGCTCTTTCAGGAAAAATTTCTCAAGTTAGATGGATTTTTGCTCCCAGATGTTGGGCATATCTTAATGGACAGATTTATCTTTCAGGCTCTTATAATCAACCTTTTTTATCAGGTCAGGTAAATATTCAAAATGGTGTCTATACAGAAAGATTTGATTGGACAAAACTGGCTCTTAAATCAAGTTCTTCAAAAACAGTTGTAACAAAAGACAGCTGGTTTAACAATTTAAGATTTAATTTGCGTGTCCAGACCAACAATTTTTTTGTTAATAATAATCTTGCTACGGTAAACCTTAATAGCGATATGGTTTTAAAAGGAAGCATTCCTGAACCTTCTTTAATTGGTTGGATAAATGCCAAAGATGGATGGATTTATTTTAGAGGGAATAAATTTGAGATTTCAAAGCTTTTTATCCAGTTCAATGATCCTACTTCAATAAAACCATATCTCAATATTTCCGCAAGAACAAGCATATCTCAATACAATATAAATTTGAATATTAATGGATATATTGACCAATTTAATCTTATACTCAGCTCAAATCCACCTCTTTCAGAATCAGAACTACTTAATATGTTGGTATTGGGACAAAATGGCGTAACAGGCAAAGGAATTCCAGGAGCTTCCGAAGCTGCTTCATTTATTACAGGACAAATGCAAGAAGTCATAGAAGAAAGAGTTAGAGGACTAACAGGGCTTGATGTTATGACAGTTGAACCAGGGATATCAAAAACAACAGGTTCTATCGGTCCAAGGGTAACAGTTGGTAAGAAACTTATGGATGGGAGAATGACAGTTACTTATTCAACCACAACAGGAACCACAGCTGAACAAATTATAAAAATAGAATATTTAGTGAAAAAGGGTATTTCTCTTGTAGGAACAAAGGATGAAATTGGAGGGCTTTCAGGTGCAATTAAGTTTCGTTTTGAGTTTCATTAGTATTTTTTTAATCTTATTTAATGTTGCTTACGCAGAAGAGATTATAAAAAAAATTGAAATTGAAGGTTTAAAATCTATATCAAAAGAAGAGTTCCTTTATCTTTTCGGAATAAAAGAAAATGAACCCTTTACTCAGGATCAAATAACTCAGGGAATCAAAAGAGTTTTTTTAAAAAATTTATTTGATGATATCATTGTTGAGCATAAAGAGCAAATAATAAAAATTTTAATTAAAGAAAAAATCGTGATCAATAAAATAGAAATACAAGGTAATGAACATTTTTCAGAGAGCTTTTTTAGAAAACTACTTACTTTCAAAAAAGGTGATAGATTAAAAGAACTGGAGATTAAAAAAACAAAGGATAACATAGAAAAAGAACTCAAAAAACATGGATTTACAAACTCCAGTGTCCAGATAAATAAAAACTTTAATGAAAACCATGTCAATATAGTAATTTATATACATGAAGGGGAACCTTTGAAAATAAAAAATATAAAATGGGAAGGATATTTTGAAGATTACATTACAAATTTTCTCTCTTTGAATGTTGGAGAACCTTTTGATGAAGTGTTACTTGAAGATTTTATTAATAAAGTAAAAAAATACTTTACTAAACAAGGGTTAATTGGCTCAGACATTACATATTCCTTTAAAGATGGAGAACTCATTTTAAAAATTAAAGAAGGTAAAAAACTAAATATAGAATTTAAAGGAGTTAATTCTTTAAATGAAAAAGACTTAAAAGATATAACAATAGCTCATTTTCAGGATAAAATAAATGAGAACATTATAAAAGATAGTATAAATAGTTTAATCACTTTTTATAAAATAAACGGCTTTCTTGAAATAAAAGTCATTCCTCTTATAGAAGAATCAGAAAAGGAATGGAAAATAACATACTTTATAAATGAAGGTGACAGGAAGTTTATTGAAAAAATTGGAATAGACACAGAATTTCCTAAAGAAGAATTGAAAAATATTCTTGTAAACAAAGAAGGGTTACCATTTAATCCAGAAGAGTTAGATAATGATAGACAGAGAATAGAAGAATATCTTAAAACAAAAGGATATTTTTATGCTAAAGTGTTTCCTCCTCAACTAAAAGATGAAGATAACAAAATAAACATTTTATTTAAAATTCAAGAAGGTAAGCAAGTTAAAATAAAACTAATAAATATTGAAGTAAAAGATAATTTATTAAAATCAGAAGTATCAGAAGTATTAAAAACATATAAAGATTATCCATTTAGCGAGACAATTTTTCTTGAAATAAAAAGAAAAATCAGAGAAATATATATCAAAAATGGATATTCTGATGTGTATATTGAAGGGAAGTATGAAATTAAAGAAGCTGATGCATATATAAATTTTAAAATTGACGCAGGTAATAAAAAATATTTTGGTAAATCAATTATTCTTGGTAACGAAAAAACAAAAACTAAATTTATTTATAAAAGACTCCTACCAAAAGAAGGCAAACCTTATAATCCATATACCTTAGAAGAAGAAAGACAGATGCTTTATAAAACAGGACTTTTTTCACGAATAGAACTTCAACCTGAATCTAAGGATGAATCAATAGATTTAATTTATAACTTTGAAGAAATGCCAGCAGGAGCGTTTGAGTTTGGACTTGGATATGGAGAATATGAGAAAGCAAAAGGTTTTATAGACTTATCTTATATAAATCTCTTCGGTATGAATAAACAAATATTTTCAAGAATTGAATTAAGTACTCTTGAAAATAGAGCTTACATAACCTATGTTGACCCTTGGTTATGGAAAGATCTGACATTTAAATCATCTTTGCTTTTTGAGAAAATGGATGTTAAAAACATTGATACTAAAGATATTATTTATAAAATAAGGAGATATAATGCTTCTGCAGGTTTTGAAAAAAAGTTTTTTGAATCTTTTAAGGCTGAACTTCTTTATGAAGCAACTTATTCAAAAACATGGGATGTTATGCCTGAAGTCGTTATTTCTGATCAAGATATTGGAGAATTATTCATAAGTGGAATAAAAGCCTCATTAATTTATGATAACAGGGACAACCCTTTTGATCCAACAAAAGGATGGCTTGCTGGAGTTACATCAAAACTTAGCAATGAGTTCTTAGGTTCTGATATTAATTTTATAAAATCATCATTCTACATTAATAAATATACAGAAATAACAAAAGGACTGGTTTTAGCAACATCTTTGAGAGGAGGGTGGGCATGGCTTTATGGAGGTACAGACAATTTACCAATATCTGAAAGATATTTTCTTGGTGGAAG
The Thermodesulfovibrio yellowstonii DSM 11347 DNA segment above includes these coding regions:
- the uvrA gene encoding excinuclease ABC subunit UvrA produces the protein MQQNIVIKKARQHNLKNIDLILPRNKIIVITGPSGSGKSSLAMDTIFAEAHRRYLQSLPIELRTIFDQLQKPDVDFIEGLSPGISVDQKTISKSPRSTVGTITEIYDYLRLLYAKIGIPYCPRCGRRLISQDINKMLDFILSLTEGTKIQILAPVVIEKKGEHKEIFDRAKAEGFIRARIDGNIVELTQEFSLKKHVRHTIELIVDRIIVKEKYKNQIKRALELAMKYTQTVVVNIVNENRDIIFSSVLACPNCGISLPDIDPRLFSFNSKYGACPRCKGLGYENIEEEEEIDVLSLIPCKLCEGTRLREESLAIKINGKNIAELSTFSIDELKNFLYGLKFSSYNAPIAERILKEIFIKIDFLQKIGVGYLSLNRPSFSLSGGEAQRIRLATQLGSHLSGVLYVLDEPSIGLHPRDCLKLIESMKELSIRGNTLIVVEHDESTIMNADLVVELGPGGGRDGGYLTGVYPPDKLLKSRNSITAQYLTGSSKISIPEERRKSQKFIKIIGAQAYNLKNINVEIPLGVFVCVTGVAGSGKSTLIFEILYKALVKKLYNANVYPGNYKAIEGIEQIDKVVCVDQSPIGRTSRSTPATYTQVMTEIRELFSLLPDARVRGYSKSRFSFNLLGGRCESCQGDGIKKIKMHLLPDVYVVCDNCKGKRYNEETLQIKYKGKNISEVLQMTVSEALEFFSAVPKLNQKLQIMEDIGLGYITLGQPATTLSGGEAQRVKLAKELSKKPTGKTLYILDEPTTGLHMVDIERLLNILQRLVDMGNTVIVIEHDLEIIKCADYIIDLGPEGGSSGGYLIAKGTPEEVALNPNSYTGKFLKEKLGL
- a CDS encoding RluA family pseudouridine synthase; translated protein: MSILLQTEKADEGKRLDIFISDKLNISRAKAQEAIEKKFVKVNNYVKTKSYKIKFNDLIEVSDEFSLKLENSEKLIPQNIPIQVIYKDDYLIVLSKPAGMVVYPCAGHPDGTLMNALAYHVKKLANVGAPFRPGIVHRLDKDTSGVMVVALDDETYYKLVEAFKKREIKKEYLALVYGQLRGSGKITTPVGRAIYDRKKMSIKSKKAKEAITEWEVIKNFKNYTFLKVKILTGRTHQIRVHFSSIGHPVIGDKTYGRKTYIEIGNKKIPVSRQMLHAHKIELIHPITEKLLQFEASLPDDIQYILNILEDRYESE
- a CDS encoding nitroreductase family protein → MDEVLKAVKERRSVRSFLKKDISEDLVKKLIEALIWAPSAGNLQARKFYFVKNKEMKIKLAQAALSQMFIADAPLVIVGCIDKEKIYPRYGERGVNLYAIQDVACSITNAMLVAHENGLGTVWVGAFREEEVSKILELPKHLRPVVIMPVGYPGYVPSVPPRVSIHEAIEFIE
- a CDS encoding ATP-binding protein — encoded protein: MEIKKIRCNFCGFLKKGLVLKHYNLKVCLECFPAFFKKRVQETIEKFKMFSKKDSILIAVSGGKDSMSILKALKDMEYNIKALHIDVGIGEVSKKSKEFVQEFCEKEDISLKTIKLQEEIQLPLKELSKISKRPICAVCGMLRRYILNRESSGQTIVTGHTLNDEVAFILKNMIFWNDELLARIYPVLHEKEGFSRKVKPLCLITEEETRFFCETLSIKYIDEPCPYKSEVYELFKKVVYEINYDFPGSIIGFYKGYLKRAKRFYPENINNISLQSCKNCGYMTISELCSICRLKEKLLQYKHG
- a CDS encoding inositol monophosphatase family protein codes for the protein MKNFLLVAIEAAKQAESVIKNRIGTISKEEITQKSISDYVTKVDVQSEKIIVECIKKQFPTHQIMSEESSNDYKKAEYLWIVDPLDGTTNFIHGFPVFAISIALMYKGELVLGVVHDPIKNETFYAEKGSGAFLNEQKIKVSSMKEPALSLIATGFPFRHKQYIDTYIKIFRELLYSVSDLRRAGAAAIDLAYVACGRVDGFFEFALSPWDIAAGVILIKEAGGVVSDFKGENDYLKTGHIIAGNREIHLFLVEKIKKVLDFK
- a CDS encoding YkgJ family cysteine cluster protein, which encodes MSLNDKLLNEILGTVEQNFICLRCAECCYQWAVPLPDGKKKAENQECPYLVNISKNGNQWTEAFCKIYESRPDVCRNFKISFATICPIGLWKWLKIKEKNPDIDIPERVRKVLEFIKNFT
- a CDS encoding DUF3108 domain-containing protein, translating into MKPKWIIAGILISIIVHISIMMALGKIQLNLSFTDFIDTYIFESKKESEKHKIIPNTEQLKNLDKKENNNEKVSENVKPENFTKNTEESSQTEFSQENEKIQSEIKNNPFNRFINESMKFDIYWMGIYVGSAIVSVKGDSSEVTITSMVKSASFISNFYYVNDHAESKIEYGKPKHFKLVQVEGKYRGNKETIFDYNQKEIIFINHLKNNTTYHKGIDKVFMDVLSGFFYLRTLPISLKEPVSVDIFDSNKFTTVQVQPIKEEKIELSNKKEIDAIVIKPLLDTEGLFKRKGDIIIWLSKDDSKIPLKIETKVPVGRVTAELKEYKKE